In Flavobacterium sp. WV_118_3, one DNA window encodes the following:
- a CDS encoding ABC transporter permease encodes MFGLFKENTKIALGAIKSQLLRTILTVMIIAIGITALVGILTVVSALENTIAKDFASMGANTFSISQYDMSSQINNNDPNRKINPIISYPEARAFQEKYNYPLSTTSLSFTATSKAEVKYESQKTDPEITIVGVDENFLPNKGLEATKGRNFTGFDIKNNNFVCILGSDFEKGLFKDTNAIDKTISIRGARFKVIGVLKEKGSTFGNSQDLRVLIPNQIARSIFSTPNINYDLSVMIGQKEMIDQAVDDAIITMRKIRKQNPVEENNFGIERSDDLINTLLSNTQFLGYIAWGVGVITIFGSSIALMNIMLVSVTERTREIGVRKSLGAKKSTIAWQFFTETLVIGQLGGLVGILLGISVGFLISVAIKFSFVVPWMAIFAAFATTFIVAIVSGLYPAIKASQLDPVEALRYE; translated from the coding sequence ATGTTCGGACTATTTAAAGAAAATACAAAAATCGCCTTAGGTGCCATCAAAAGTCAGTTGTTGCGTACCATTCTTACCGTAATGATTATCGCAATCGGAATCACCGCCTTGGTGGGAATCCTAACGGTGGTTTCGGCCCTTGAAAATACAATTGCAAAAGATTTTGCCTCGATGGGTGCCAACACCTTTTCGATCAGTCAATACGATATGTCGTCGCAGATTAACAACAACGATCCGAATCGAAAAATAAATCCGATTATCAGTTATCCGGAAGCCCGTGCTTTTCAGGAAAAATACAATTATCCGTTATCGACCACTTCGCTTTCGTTTACCGCAACCAGCAAGGCCGAAGTAAAATACGAATCTCAAAAAACCGATCCGGAAATCACTATTGTAGGTGTCGATGAAAACTTCCTGCCAAACAAGGGACTGGAAGCAACAAAAGGACGGAATTTTACCGGTTTTGACATCAAAAACAACAATTTTGTCTGCATTTTAGGTTCCGATTTTGAAAAGGGCCTTTTTAAAGACACCAATGCCATCGATAAAACGATTTCCATTCGTGGCGCTCGTTTTAAAGTGATTGGCGTATTAAAAGAAAAAGGTTCCACTTTTGGAAACAGTCAGGATTTAAGAGTGTTAATTCCCAATCAGATTGCCCGTTCGATCTTTTCCACACCAAATATCAATTACGACCTAAGCGTTATGATCGGTCAGAAAGAAATGATTGATCAGGCTGTGGACGATGCGATTATTACCATGCGCAAAATCCGAAAACAAAACCCGGTAGAGGAAAACAACTTTGGAATCGAACGCAGTGATGATTTGATCAATACTTTATTATCCAATACACAATTCTTAGGTTATATTGCATGGGGTGTTGGTGTGATTACCATTTTTGGTTCGTCTATCGCTTTGATGAACATCATGTTGGTATCGGTTACCGAAAGAACTCGTGAAATCGGAGTTCGTAAATCACTCGGTGCCAAAAAAAGTACGATTGCGTGGCAGTTTTTTACCGAAACACTTGTTATCGGTCAATTGGGTGGACTGGTTGGTATCCTACTCGGAATTTCCGTAGGTTTTCTGATATCGGTTGCCATCAAGTTTAGCTTTGTCGTTCCATGGATGGCTATTTTTGCTGCTTTTGCTACAACCTTTATTGTCGCAATCGTTTCCGGATTGTACCCGGCCATTAAAGCATCTCAGCTGGATCCGGTAGAAGCCTTGCGCTACGAATAA
- the prmC gene encoding peptide chain release factor N(5)-glutamine methyltransferase, whose translation MLLKEYRDYFKTELKPIYDEKEIDSFFYITLEAFHQMKRVDLALQPAFELDGMQLLQWETVLHQLKEQKPIQYIFEETEFFGLSFYVNENVLIPRPETEELVEWILNSVSGLSRDRKIRILDIGTGSGCIAVSLAKNLPEAEVYAIDVSEKALEVARRNARQLEAPVTFWYKDILETTILPEMFDIIVSNPPYVRNLEKQEISKNVLEFEPHLALFVDDHDPLLFYRKITELATKNLNRDGLLFFEINQYLGSEMQHLLESNTFLQIELRKDIYENDRMTKAVWGSYS comes from the coding sequence ATGCTGTTAAAAGAATACCGAGATTATTTTAAAACCGAATTAAAACCGATTTACGACGAAAAGGAAATCGATAGTTTTTTCTATATCACGTTGGAGGCGTTTCATCAGATGAAACGAGTGGATCTGGCGTTACAACCTGCTTTCGAATTGGATGGTATGCAATTGTTGCAATGGGAAACCGTATTACATCAGTTAAAAGAACAGAAACCAATCCAATATATTTTTGAGGAAACCGAATTTTTCGGGCTGTCGTTTTATGTCAACGAAAATGTGCTGATTCCACGGCCGGAAACGGAAGAATTGGTCGAATGGATCCTGAATTCGGTATCCGGATTGTCCAGGGATCGGAAAATAAGAATACTGGATATCGGAACCGGAAGCGGTTGTATTGCGGTTTCACTGGCTAAAAATCTGCCGGAAGCCGAAGTGTATGCTATCGATGTTTCGGAAAAAGCACTGGAAGTTGCCCGGAGAAATGCCCGACAATTGGAAGCACCGGTTACTTTCTGGTATAAAGATATTCTGGAAACAACAATCCTACCGGAAATGTTCGATATTATTGTGTCGAATCCGCCCTATGTGCGCAACCTGGAAAAGCAGGAAATTTCGAAAAATGTATTGGAATTTGAGCCACATCTTGCTTTGTTTGTGGACGATCACGATCCATTATTGTTTTACCGTAAAATAACCGAACTGGCGACAAAAAACCTGAATCGCGACGGATTATTGTTTTTTGAAATCAATCAATATCTCGGGTCGGAAATGCAACATTTATTAGAGTCCAATACGTTTTTACAAATTGAACTCCGCAAAGATATTTACGAAAACGATCGGATGACCAAAGCCGTTTGGGGTTCTTATTCGTAG